A window of Cydia strobilella chromosome 10, ilCydStro3.1, whole genome shotgun sequence genomic DNA:
TTCAGCAATGTCGGTACTAAAACATTTTAATGTTGGTTTTTAATTAAGATAGGTTATAATGTTATTAAACCTAAATATTTTGCAATTATAACCGTAATACATCGTTTATTaggttaatataataattaaggaGTTTCGATGGGCTGTTTACGAGTGTGGTAAAATCGAGGAGGCCAGAAAAAAagacttttacagtacatatggtgctactttctcgcactagtgcgtaaaagagcacttttcgtgcatatgtcgaaagtttaaagggccatatgtactgtaaaacgttgtacgatacacgtgcggataggtaattcgcaactcgtgtcaatttaaaacactccctgcggtcgtgttttaatttatcgccactcgtttcgaatttcctcttttccgcacttgtatcgtaaataactattgaactTGATTGGTCTTTGTATGGAATAAGGAAATAACCCTacaattgtaagtacctaccagAAATCCCATTAATAAAGAGACTGTAGGTTTTGATTTAAATGATTAATGCTCCTTTTCATAGTTACGTTATAAATAACCCTtcaaggggtccactgactatcagtccgccggacgatatcggcctgtcagttgttcggaactgttaaatgtttgttctaactgacaggccgatatcttccggaggaatgatagtcagtgggcccctttataggatcactttgttgtccttccgtctgtccgtctgtccacctgtctgtcaagaccctctCTCTCTACTTCCCTCACTAGACCCTCTTCTCTCTAAGCAAAAAGTAATGTCAGAGTGATTGAGTGAAGTCATTACTATTATACTTAaactttattcaaaaatacCTTAGACCACCAATAGAAGAGGAtttaaacataagtacataaatatttaaattgaagCCATTTGGCCATCGAATGCAGGATGCATAAGTTGAAATTGCAAACGACATCTTAAAGGTTACGAGTAGTTTCCTACACTGAAACTGGAAATGTATTTTGGATTAATTACTGGAAGTTTGGGTGGAGCTTTACCCTGACATTGTTACAATTCGCAGTCATAATGCCATGCGAAACTCGTTCTTGCTACCATATAATTATGTAGCCTGAAGCGCTATTTTGTAATGTAATGGATGTTATTTGCACCGGATAGCTCGAGGATTCGATACCAGTTTGTAGACGCTGGTATAAAAGAGAACGCAAGTGCTCTTGAAATTATTCTGTCAACAAAACACACGGATTAAACATGTTCGGAAAGGTACGCaggagtaaaaaaaaatataaaaatttaatgaagtatgtgattaaaaaaaaaacgtttgttgATTATAAGAAGTctcaattaatattataattaaatatgaaaaataaataaactcgtTTAAATTGTGCTAACGTGGTAAAATAGGTATCAactagaaaattattttattctttatttataaacaactCGAATTTTTCAGACAAGTAAAATGTTTAATGAGCCATTTTAAGTAACTAAATATTTACaggtatctatttaaaaaaaaacaagcgcaATAGACCGCACTGTGTAAATcgaatataagtaggtataataagtTATGCAACGAATAATAATGGATAAGCTCTTTCGTTTTAATTTACCAAAATATTGAATAAGTAACAGTAACGGACAACGCTAACTAACTTCTTTcgtattgtacaaatatattttttgtattttaagtttaatttactttCAGTTCATTAATTTCCTTTATTTGTTTACAGCTGGTCGTAGTCCTGTGCGCCGCGGGCATCGCCTCCGCCGGCAACCTGCTGCACGCCGCGGCTCCCGTAGCGTACGCCTCTCCCGTCTCCTCGGTGTCATACGCCACACACACGGCGCACACCGCCCCCGTCGCCACGTACGCTGCTGCCCCCGTCGCGTCATATGCTGCCGCCCCCGTTGCCTCATACGCCGTCAAATCCGTCGCTCCTGCCGTCTCCTACCAGACCATCTCGACTCACTCCGCTCCCGTCGCGTACGCCTCCCCCGCTGTGGCGCATTACGCCGCTGCCCCAGTTGTCGCTAAGACTTACGCCGCGCCCGCCATCTCTACTTACCATTCTGCCCCCGTGGCTTACGCCAAGACGTATGCTGCTCCCGCGGTGTCTTACTCTTCCTACTCTTCCCACTCAAACCATGCTGCACCCGTGGCGTACGCTGCCGCTGCTCCCGTCATTGCCAAGACCTACGCCGCCCCCGCCGTGCACACCTATGCCGCCCCCGCTGTGCACACCTATGCCGCCCCCGCTGTGCACACCTATGCCGCCCCTGCTGTAGCTTCTTACGCTGCCCCGGTTGTTACTAAGTCTCTTGCTCCCGCGGTGTCTTACTCTTCTTACTCCACCCATTCTGCGCCTGTGGCATACGCTGCCGCCGCCCCCGTGGTCGCTAAGACTTACGCGGCACCCGCCATCTCTACCTACCATTCTGCCCCCGTGGCTTACGCCAAGACGTACGCTGCTCCCGCCGTGCACGCCTACCACGCTGCCCCCGCCGTGgccacttacgccgccgctccCGTAGTCAAGAGTGCCGTCACATACTCCGCTGCCCCGGCTGTATCCCACGTGACCTATTCTGGCACCTACGGCAACTACGGCTGGTAAATTATCCGAACGAACTGATTGTTAATGTTTTATGttgatataatttattgtaatataatgacagaaaacaaaaacgaaaatatataatacatacaaacattttatatttttcttttcatcATCATTTTGAATAAGATAGTAAAGAtactttatatatttaatgtacAACAAGTATTGGTTGTACATCGATTAAAGAGAGAACGCATACATTATACGACCTCCTTTGTCGGGTCTTTGATGTATGGGTAGAAAGGAGCTAATAAGGtcaaaaaaacaaacgaaaaacGTCGACTTTACGTTAGAAATTTCTATTTATAACTATACGATGAAAAAGTGTGTGTTGGCAATCATGATAGTGTTTTTTTATTGCAGTGATTGAAAGTTATAAGGTCACaacgtttaaaaattaaaagccCTTATAACttccaaaattaaaaaataatggtacttACCTTTCTTACATTTCAATTAAACTACTTAtacaaatttttttaaaatacagttgctcaaaaagtgctactttacgtagctgtttagcgtgcggaaagttggttttcgcgaactagttactcatgaatgttaatattagtttcctttaaacgtctaaatcaacataaaaacctactattcatgtaagaatacgaaaaatatacatattttatattttattacttacctcttcatcattataacacgtctattttttttatattgaattaataaGTTGTcggaatggaacggaacgcctgtcaaagaagaggcgttttttctttctgctttaagtttccaaaggcaacatttgatattgtttttataaatgtacgatacacaaataatcgtaattaacgatatttgggtaataatagtacaatgttttatatttacaattgtttctgtccgaacatgcatttaaaaaaaactttcattgaagtgggttcaataataatcacccagctaaaaaaacacctcttcataatgtcactgtcaatgatgtcacagaattaataatataaaagtttcgaattccttacttgttgtttttcttattttttcgcaactgtattaaaaaacgtcattcttcactcgtccccatatctcggtactcgtgaagtaatgacatactttccgcactggcatcgaaatgtactatttccaaGCACAACAAAATTTGTATCATTTAGTAAGAAGCGTTTCGTGCGTCTAGTAGATACCTATGTTAATGGCACCAATCATGGTACATTTAAGAGAAAATATGGactatttttgatatttcaccGACACCAGTAAAATTTCTACCGCTTTATGCGTTAAAAGTTGAATGTCCTATTCGTCGTTTATGTTTTTGGTGTATTTAATGAAAGCTACTGCAATTGGtttcaatattataaacaaattaaaactatgtttttttttgctccaGTCATTGGTAGTATGGCGCcattaattataaaactaacATAAATCTATGATAAATTTAACTTTAGAAGCTCTATGgcgtttaaaaactgatgataaatatacttattttacaatatttgtCTATACTATCCCATTACTGGTGCCACGCCCATCATTGGGGTGTTTACTGTTTACTATattatgtcataattttttgaCTCTCATTTCCGAGTATAGTATTGCTTAAATACAATTTGTCCTATATATGTGAACCTCACAAAAACAGCATCcattgagataaaaaaaaaaacctaaaataacCTGGCTTATTGGTCTGATCTCGAGGTCACGTAAAAGAAGTTACACTAATCCCATTACACGGAATGTCATGGAACATTAATTGAATCATAGTCTTCGTTGGTGTGGATAGAGGCACACTCTGTCACGgtcttatggctcctctacacgatggaccatTATAGTGGCctactaagatgggccagcgtatAGAGAGGGtatagtggtgtcggatggcttatagCGCGGCGGGATGCATGTCCATCATGTATAGAGGAGCGTTCAGGTTTGttacttattacatattttgatGATTATACCGGTTTATATGTGATGTATGTATTTTGCAAATTTGCTATATTCTTAATCGTTATTCAGGTTAGTTGATCCATAAAATTATACTCATACATTAGTAATGCTCAATATAGGAATATAAAGTCGGTACTAATGATGAAGtatttatataggtatcaaGTTTTTGTTAAACTACTTAATCAAATAAAACCATCAACAAGATTTCGAAATGGGGGcggatttttgaatttcgagcgctcgctTACGTCACTCGATAATCTGTGGCGAATTGATATTTTTGTAATACGAGCAATAGAAATTTGGATTCCACTCGCTtttaattctattagtagaatttaaatgcctaatagtggagatatattgaagggagccacacaaaattttgaaaaagtttGTCCAATTACtgaaatgttctgccaccagagtgcagcactagcccctttagttaaaccatagagtaacttacatatactgtacctttaactggtttttgacaagttttcagagataataaaatatgacattgatgcatcaaggcggtttgtttacagaggacctaccgggaaacgcgagcccgtaatttcgctatctgcctatttatcgctcgaatatgcaagagtgacagagatattagataacgaaattgcgattttcttgtttcgcgatataccctcagattgtggtagtccCAAACCCTGGTAAACCCTCAGGTTATGCAACAACATCATGAGCTTTCACGTTCGAAGTTCTATTTAATCCCAACAGAGTTCAAGACTTGTTTACATTTAAaggacaaaaaaccggccaagtgcgagtcggactcgcgttccaagggttccgtacattacacaatttaaacaatgtattttttatgtgaaatgtctttaaaaaaacccgtaggggtcggatcaaaaactaagtaattaagtccgactcacgcttgactgcacatttctaataggttttccggtgatctataggtaaagatctgttttgtgtattttaaaaaaaaaattgacccagtagtttcggagataaagggggggggggaatggtaattttttgcctattttcttgaataacttgtattatttatgttaaaattataaaaaaaatatatatttgagattcttataatgagctctttcatttgatttgtaacacgatatagtttgacaaacttaattttttaattttctcatttaccccccaaaagtggcccccgtgtttaaattttttttacgttacatgtccatctttgggtcacaaaattacatatgtgtaccaaatttcaacttaatttgtctagtagtttcggagaaaataggctgtgacagacggacagacagacagacgcacgagtgatcctataagggttcagttttttcctttttaggtacggaaccctaaaaaggcttataggtttataaaactttatttttctcAAAGAAATTATTCATTTCACTTCAGAGAAACTTAACTACAGcagaactaaatataaataatcaataagtATAGCGACTGCATGCGTACGGTACATACAAGGCTCTTAACtaactaaaacttaaaaaaaaaaatacaattcacTGGTTTTAAAAATTTAGCAAACTTAATGTTTAAACATTCAAAAATTCAgaacaattattcaatttgttaAACGCTTTTCAGATTAATAAATGTTAATCGTTGACAAGGGTCCAAAGAAAACTCTTTTGTATAAAACTGTGTCAGTAACCGGCTCTCCACGTCAACCGCATATTGAGGTCGGTCCCGAGGCGTGATTCATACGGCTAAGCCGATTCTAGCGAGAGATTGCCTAAAAggaaaatatgtggtattttctataaaaagggaccttattgtcgatggcgcttacgccattataaacgatgctccgatataaatacaatgcctcgCGAccctgtgcggcgtaagcgccatcgacaataaggtcccttttcatagaaaatgccccatattggtTACATTGAAATTGCAAAAATTGTATACACACCAAATTACCTTCAATAGAACAGTTACGTTctttaataaacaaaacattcattttaaattgaaacATCGGTTAGGTCCTTAttcttatttcaatatttaaaccaatatatatctatatctagGTGACATTCGCATGTCAActacagctgcattactgttgcggcgtcgttgttaacaccactgtcaatttccttggtaaaatgagtgacgccatgaacgtcataatcgcggcagtaatgcggcggcaaatatcggtgtattcccatttgtccacGCCTCATACTATAaatgaacaaatcattttaaaatgactgcagtttgttaaaatgtgttttcgtaaatattgcaatctaaaatctaaatgtttttcgctaggggttatttattttatcttcacACACgtaaagtctccgattgcaactaagtcctaaggaaaaaaatcatggccgtaGGTCTATTAGGTAGTACTTGAATTaatgattttgcaaaattgccttgtcttgcttggtttcctcgcattcgatatgaaaagtagtgtttaacttgtgtgaaaggcaccatttccgccTCGGGCTATTGGCGCtgtcactgcgttcgagcgccaaactacagAAATGGATGCCTTACCTGttaacccttggttaacaaccTACTATTTATTCAACAATTACATTTTAGACCACCAACTCTTCCAAGTTCAATTGCAAAGTACCTAATAGGCCGTGCGTACGATGCCTTCtcaaaaaggtaaaaataaaataaacccttaaggatgactcacgtcagaacgacccgggtccgggtcgaGGCATccaacacttcgttttctatagcaagcatcacgtgatcatgatcatagaaaatgaagtgCGGGCCGTtatagcgtgagtcatcctttaaattaaaataatgaacggAATCAGATCACAGAAAAgttactatttataaaataattggtTGCATTGCTAATCGTAATCATCGATTTAGAGGGCAAATACTTTATGATACGAACGCTCGCCCGAGCTCAGCAAGTGATGACAATAACAACCCCGAAATGGACTGAAAGTCTGTGCCAGAAAAACGATCGGAAAAATAAATCAGGGATCACTGCCGTTATTTATCACATCGTCTCGATTTTGGTTTCATTTGAATTGATTTATGATTTGGCCGTTTTCTGCACATTAAAGGATGGCTCTATCAATGTTTCTAGTTGATCGAGTGGATAAATAATAGAGTAGTTACTTACATAATAAGTTCTTGAGGATGTAACAGTTAACCGTATTTACTGTATTTAGGTAATAGTCTGTGGGTAATAGCAAAtctagatataactccgtaatagatggatacagtctaaggaaaaaacgtgcctcgaaaatcacgaaaatttgattctcgatcagatggcgccactacctttggcctactctcgtatagagggcgttgacggtttcgtttgttatttaacaattttaacgcatatgagtgaaagaacatgggtcaaagtcataaaaataattaatgcaaataaaaaaaaacatttatccatattttaatatattttatcgtatttttataaatcttcatttttagttttaaagtgtgtcgatagatggcagtgaatttactgtcgttacaaaatttactatgacagtacccctctataatattatatcctctttggtaatagtAAACTTGCTTGTATAATGAGTGACAATGACAAAAGCATACAAAGTAGAAGTATGTGTTACTTCCcttaatatttatgaaaattgaCTTAGGAAGACCTTTCATTAGAAGAGAGGTACTTTGATTATTTTCTAATGGTCTTATATTTGTAGTTTTGGTTCCATATTGGGCGGtagattaaaagtaaataaaatatttttcactttttatatttgaatatttacaagcggtataaaactgaaaaaataaataataaaacgcaACCAGTTTTAACTTAGATTACCAGCCGTAGTTACCGTAGGCGCTGGAGTAAGAGACATGGGAGACAGCCGGGGCAGCGGAGTAGGTGACAGCGGTCTTGACTACGGGAGCGGCGGCGGCGTAAGTGGCTACGGGGGCAGCCTGGTAGGCGTGCACGGCGGGAGCGGGAGCGTAAGCCACGGGGGCAGAGTGGTAAGCAGAAATGGCGGGCGCGGCGATGGTCTTGTGTACAAGCGGGGCAGCGGCATAAGTGGCCACAGGGGCGAGGGTCTTGTGTACAACCGGGGCAGCGGCGTAGGTCGCTACAGCGGGAGCGGCGTACGCGACGGGAGCGGAGTGGGTTGAGATGCTCTGGTAGGAGACGGCAGGAGCGACGGATTTGACGACGGGGGCGGCGGCGTAGGTGGCAACGGGGGCGGCGGCGTATGACGCGACGGGAGCCGCGGCGTATGATGCAACGGGAGCAGCTGCGTACGTGGCGAAGGGGGCGCCGTGCGCCGTGTGCGTGGCGTATGACAACGAGGAGACGGGAGAGGCGTACGCTACGGGAGCCGCGGCGTGCAGCAGGTTGCCGGCGGAGGCGATGCCCGCGGCGCACAGGACAACTACGATCTGTAGAAATAACATTTCTATGAAGAAACTCCCTGAATATgggtattttataaataaagagaattaAATAACGAAATATTACATAGGCTTACATTTCTAGCGTGTTaacaagaaagtaaattatgttaAGGTCAAGTTAGTGTCAGATACTTATTCGTATAGtagacaaaatattttattataaattattgtcTAAAGAAAATAATCAGTAAACTAGACTTGAATCTTATGTGGAACTACACACAGCTATGCTTTGCACAACTTAACGTTAGTcccatgaaaataaaataaccaaaataTTATTACTCCAATCGCATACCTTGGCGTACATGTTTGTATGAGTGTTCTTGTCAGAATACTTTTGAGAGCACTTGCTTTCGCTTTTATACGTGTATCTTCGAACAGGTATTAATCATTGGTTATTGCAACCGGTATGTTTACAAAGTCAAGGTGAGGCTCCACCCATCGATCTTAACGTTACACAAGTTATTTATGTGCCATCGGTATTTTGGATCCATAAGGAAATCCTGAGCGGAACGATTTGGTAAGATCTTCCTATCCGTCAGCTTCCTTGATTACCAAGGGCTTTATGGGTTTCAGCCTTATTTA
This region includes:
- the LOC134744688 gene encoding cuticle protein 16.5-like, which gives rise to MYAKIVVVLCAAGIASAGNLLHAAAPVAYASPVSSLSYATHTAHGAPFATYAAAPVASYAAAPVASYAAAPVATYAAAPVVKSVAPAVSYQSISTHSAPVAYAAPAVATYAAAPVVHKTLAPVATYAAAPLVHKTIAAPAISAYHSAPVAYAPAPAVHAYQAAPVATYAAAAPVVKTAVTYSAAPAVSHVSYSSAYGNYGW